AATTTACTCTGGTAAATACTGTTTGCAGGACAGAGAGCTGGCCGATGACGAAATTGAAGGTAAAAGAAAATTGTGTCAGCGTCATCTCACTCTTTCCATTTGTCCTCCATTCCATTTGGTCAATGTAACAGGGTTTCTAAGTTATATTAGTAACTTTTTACAACCAATTTCTAAATAATGCTCAATGTTGGTTGATTTATGATAAAATGGAAAATACTTTTTTATAAGATTATCCTTACAGTAAATTTAAAATGTCCATCTACcaattacatttaatttatcaTGTATCTTGAAGAAAACTCAAAAAACAGTCTTCATCTCATTATAGATGTACCCTCTGAAGCAAATGAAAATACAGAGAAGGAAATGTTCCAACTTCCCCAAGAGGATGCCTTGACTCTTGGTCTCTCACAGTATCTTTTTAGACTGATAAGTTGTTCCTACTGTCTCTCAGAGCTACGCGAGGCGTTTACTGAGTTCGACAAGGACAAGGATGGGCTGATCAGCTGCAAGGACCTGGGCAACCTGATGAGGACAATGGGCTACATGCCCACTGAGATGGAGCTGATCGAGCTGAGCCAGAACATCAACATGAACCGTGAGTCATTCGAAAATTCCCTGTTGAAAATTCAAGAAACTTTCCCAGGTTCTAGAAAATTCCCAGGTTTCAGAAATCCCGGTTGCAGGAAtgaggagggaataagcagggaGGGAATTCTCCAACTGGggatcctccaaccaggatttcagaAAAATCTGGGACCTTTAGGAAAGTTgcaggaattttgcaaccctagaaGTAATTCAGATAAATATACAATACTGAAGAGGACCACAGTACCAGAATAGCAGTCATAACTAGAGCAATTTAAGGTTAGTGGAACTCTCGTTATAATTGTTTAAATCTCTTCCAATTTCCTAGTTGGTGGGAGAGTAGACTTTGAGGACTTTGTTGAGCTGATGGCCCCAAAGCTGCTGGCTGAGACTGCTGGGATGATCGGCGTGAAAGAACTGAAGGACGCTTTCAAAGAGGTGAGATAGAGAAGTCATCCAAGTTCCCAGAATAACCCATCTGAAATGGTCAGGGAATTGTGCAAAGACAACCAACATGATACCCTAACAAAAACAACTTTCCTGATGCTCTCCCTATTCAACCATATCCAGTGGTGTaaggtacttaagtaaaaatacttaagtcgtttttggggggtatctgtactttactatttctatttttgacaacgtttactccactacattcctaaaataattaatgtactttttactgcatacattttccctgacacccaaaagtactcgttacatttctaatgattagcaggacaggaaaattgtcaaattcacacacctatcaagagaacattcctggtcatccctactgcctttgatctggtggactcactaaacacaaatgctttgtttgtaaattattgcCTAAATATTGGAGTGTACACCTGGCTTGccataataaaaaaaacaaggaaattgttttgtctgatttgcttaatataatgaacatgaaatgatttatacttttactttgacttctgatacttaagaatattttagcaattacatttagcAATTACAGTAtatttacaaccaaatacttttagacttttactcaagtaatattttactgtgtgactttcacttttactggAGTGTCACGCTGGCGTAAAGGATCGGGAGGCAGACACAGGAATGCTTAATAGTTTTTTAAAATGaaacccaaattacggcgtgcggTGTAAAGGCActgggacgaagaccaaacaaacacgtaacaaaaacacagggttgaaacccaaacaaaagagcgaggagtaccccccaaaaaatacttttactcaaatatgacaattgggtattttttccaccactgaccatagaaaatcaaatgttatttgtcacatgttgtGTAAACAACAGGCGTAGACTAATAGTGAAACGCTTACTAACAGGTTATTTTCCatcaatgcagagttaaagataaagattttaaaatctcaaataaaaagagaaatagtgacacgaggaaCAAATACATagtgaataacgaataacaaTAAATGAGTCCAGTGTgcgtgcatagagtcagtgcaagagagttagttCAATATCACCTTATCAAGACCATAATCCTACTCAGAACCACTTTTTTCTAGTTTTGTTATGATTTTGTATGATGGTAATACTTTGTACATTCATACCATTCTCTTAACCAGGGTTTGGATCAATATTGTTTCAATTAGTCTGACTCAGTTTCATTGGAATTGTACTCTTCGCTACCCTCCGTTTAATAATATAATCTAGCTGGTTGATTATGCAAACTCAAATCCTTGCCCCCTCTCTGGTTAGTTTGACGCGGACGGAGATGGAGAGATCACAACAGAGGAGTTACGAAACGCCATGACCAAGCTGATGGGGGAGCACATGTCTCGAAGAGAGATTGACGCTGTGGTACGAGAGGCTGACAACAACGGGGACGGGACAGTAGACTTTGAAGGTAAGGAGAATTGACAACGGTCATCTAAACAACAACAAATAACATAGTCAGACGCTACAACACTCTAGACACAAACAGCAGTAACACAGACGTCAACAATGGCAGCATAGACAAAACAACATAGATGACAAAAAGACACAGCACCAATACACATTGACATTGTTGTTGTTGACCATTGAATCCTACTGTGGGGAATGAGGAGCTATTTGCAGAATATAAGTGATAGAGATGTATGTATTAATTCATTAACTGTATTTATGttttgtactgtatgtttgtgtagTATCTTACGTTCTCCTTTTTTCTCTCCCACAGAGTTTGTTAGAATGATGTCACGCCAGTGAGGAGTACTTCTTGGAAAAATAAttatttctctcacacacacgtttgtattactatccttgtggggatcaaacaattgattcccattaaaatcctattttccctaacccctaaccctaagcctaaaatagcctttttccttgttgggaccggcaaaatgtccccaaaaccaaaaccaaacacacacacacacacacacacacacacacacacacacacacacacacacacacacacacacacacacacacacacacacacacacacacacacacacacacacacacacacacacacacacacacagggctgcaaTTGATACACAGCCACACATtaacagaaagagagaatgtctATGCAATCTTCAGGATGCTTTTATGCAATTTGAAAAATGATATTAATACAATTATTTTATTAACACACACATAatacaataaaaatatataatacaatAATTAATAACATGACCACATTGTTTAATGTAATTTGTATATATATGGGAAATTATGCAATGCTATTTATCTAGcttgtgttttgttttgtttttgaagGTATTCTACAATAAATTATTCTGAAAAAAATACTTTGGTTATGTTAACCCTATGTGAAATGAGCATTAACACACCATTCTGAATCCAATTTCGGTTGAACAATCACCCGTTATCAATGTCCATGCATATGATATTTGGCAGACATGATCAAACATATGATCTTGCAAGTATCTCTACACTAATGGGGCATTCACATGTTCGTCGGATGATTGAAACTTCCCAATAAGGAGGTCATAAGTCCAACATGTTTGTGTTCAAGTACTTTTAAGTCAGAACAATTGTTCAACCAAtaagattttagctagctagataataaAGTTATCTAGCTTGCTTATCATTGACAATATGGTCAAACTAGCTACATTATTCACCTTTACATATTTGTAATTGTCAAAAACTAATTTGTGGTAATCTTTTAGTTGAAAAAGTGAAAAGCCAGTGGTGAAACATCACAACTTGGTTAATAAACTTGGTTTCTCTGAGTTTCCCACTTGTAATTATGATCAGGAGGGTGATTCAAGTGAAATTTCCCAGTCGGAACTATGAACTTCAGATAACtctgatatcaaatcaaatgtatttatatagcccttcgtacatcagctgatatctcaaagtgctgtacagaaacccagcctaaaaccccaaacagcaagcaatgcaggtgaagaagcacggtggctaggaaaaactccctagaaaggccaaaacctaggaagaaacctagagaggaaccaggctatgaggggtggccagtcctcttctggctgtgccgggtggagattataacagcacatggccaagatgttcaaatgttcataattgaccagcatggtcaaataataataatcacagtagttgtcgagggtgcagcaagtcagcacctcaggagtaaatgtcagttggcttttcatagccgatcattaagagtatctctaccgctcctgcggtctctagagagttgaaaacagcaagtctgggacaggtagcacatccggtgaacaggtcagggttccatagccgcaggcagaacagttgaaactggagcagcagcacggccaggtggactggggacagcaaggagtcatcatgccaggtagtcctgaggcatggtcctagggctcaggtcctccgagagagagaaagaaagagagaaagagagaattagagagagcatacttaaattcacacaggacaccggataagacaggagaagtactccagatataacaaactgaccctagccccccgacacattaactactgcagcataaatactggaggctgagacaagaggggtcaggagacactgtggccccatccgatgatacccccggacagggccaaacaggaaggatataaccccacccactttgccaaagcacagcccccacactacTAGCATGTGAACACACCATAAATCCAGACCCCTTATAGAGACGGTTAGAGGCAACTCAGTGTGAAATAAGAGTGACACCATCAATTTATGAATGGAGTCAGACAGAATTAACCCCTGTAAATAAACATGTCCACTAATCTGCATTTCTTTGAAAATCATCATAATCTCTGTAATCTGTGTAATGGAAGTTTGGTAGAGAACAGATGGTGGATAAAGAAAGATGGAGTGTGAAAGCTGGGGAGTAGAGTTACTTAACATAGCTGTCTTAATAAAGTGGCTACATGAGATAAGGGGGAAAAGTTCATGTAAAAGAGTGGAGAAAGTGATAAGGGGGAGAAAGGCAGATACGAAGGAAGGAAGAtatgaagaaagagagaaagaagtaATTACACATACATAGCTATTCAATGCTACACTTATACACAAAGTTAATCAGTCTAAATAAAATGTTTGTAACTGGTATCGACAGATCATCAATAGGTCTTTATATTCCAACAATCACACTAAGAATTAATTTATCCATCTACTATTGACCCAACATTACCATCATCACGATTCTATTATTTGAGTGCTGGCCCTTACGTTGATTTACATAATCGTAAAGCAAAGACTTCAAAGAAACTATACATTTTAGTGTGAAAAATATTTTTATGATGAGTAAGATATGACGATGAGTTTGCATAACGGAACACGTGGGTACTATGGGTGCTTGGCTTGGGCAATGAAAAAGATAGGTCATTGTGATTACACTGTGGGATAAAAAGGTTCAGGATTTGATGTTGGTTGCATAGGGATAGGAAGGACGTTT
This genomic stretch from Salvelinus namaycush isolate Seneca chromosome 4, SaNama_1.0, whole genome shotgun sequence harbors:
- the cabp5a gene encoding calcium-binding protein 5a produces the protein MSLGAACVFLRGGKHIDRELADDEIEELREAFTEFDKDKDGLISCKDLGNLMRTMGYMPTEMELIELSQNINMNLGGRVDFEDFVELMAPKLLAETAGMIGVKELKDAFKEFDADGDGEITTEELRNAMTKLMGEHMSRREIDAVVREADNNGDGTVDFEEFVRMMSRQ